One genomic region from Lysobacterales bacterium encodes:
- a CDS encoding AsmA family protein, producing the protein MNAGAAPRGRRWALYVGGVIVLLVLLVALLRHYLQPERLSAALLTEAEAATGLSLKLAEPADVSLWPDLHIVLRGLEARAESGAAPLLTAERVELALPWSTLWGGAIELSELRLQRPQLDRDALANWLSARPDTVGPAAPPRLPRLAAELAISHGRVFGDAADSWELDEIELQLSRLLPGEDFRLSLALEYREGELRIPLQADAAGRLHAPGMPLELAPLALRWRSSEPEGEALLQLDGHLELAWPHRLQLLLEGRGRQWPEAWPALPQAADAPDDEYALALEFIGTPEGRGPVRARFSRGSLQADLQADAAELLDWIARPGPRGLPPAQFRAAMPLIEQQGLRIEGLQVELREAEIEADAD; encoded by the coding sequence GTGAACGCCGGCGCGGCCCCGCGCGGGCGGCGCTGGGCGCTGTATGTCGGCGGTGTCATCGTGCTGCTGGTCCTGCTGGTGGCGCTGCTGCGCCACTACCTGCAGCCAGAGCGCCTGTCAGCCGCCCTGCTGACTGAGGCAGAAGCCGCCACGGGCTTGAGTCTGAAGCTGGCCGAGCCCGCCGACGTATCGCTGTGGCCCGATCTGCACATCGTGCTGCGCGGTCTGGAGGCGCGCGCGGAGTCTGGCGCAGCCCCACTGCTGACGGCAGAGCGTGTCGAGCTGGCTCTGCCCTGGAGCACCCTGTGGGGTGGCGCGATCGAACTCAGCGAACTGCGTCTGCAGCGTCCACAGCTCGATCGCGATGCGCTGGCCAACTGGCTGTCGGCGCGCCCCGACACGGTCGGGCCGGCCGCGCCGCCGCGGTTGCCACGGCTTGCGGCCGAGCTTGCGATCAGCCACGGCCGAGTGTTCGGCGATGCCGCCGACAGCTGGGAGCTGGACGAGATCGAGCTGCAGCTCTCGCGGCTGCTGCCCGGCGAGGATTTCCGGCTTTCGCTCGCGCTGGAGTACCGCGAGGGCGAGCTGCGGATACCACTGCAGGCCGATGCGGCCGGCCGGCTGCACGCGCCGGGCATGCCGCTGGAGCTCGCGCCGCTGGCCCTGCGCTGGCGGAGTTCCGAGCCCGAAGGCGAGGCGCTGCTGCAGCTCGACGGCCATCTCGAACTCGCCTGGCCGCATCGTCTGCAGCTGCTGCTCGAAGGTCGTGGTCGACAGTGGCCGGAGGCGTGGCCAGCGCTGCCGCAGGCGGCAGATGCGCCGGACGACGAGTACGCGCTGGCGCTGGAATTCATCGGCACGCCCGAAGGCCGCGGCCCGGTTCGGGCGCGCTTCTCGCGCGGCAGCCTGCAGGCCGACCTGCAGGCGGATGCGGCCGAGCTTCTGGACTGGATCGCCCGGCCCGGTCCGCGCGGCCTGCCGCCGGCGCAGTTCCGCGCGGCCATGCCGCTGATTGAGCAGCAGGGCCTGCGCATCGAGGGCCTGCAGGTCGAACTGCGCGAAGCGGAAATCGAAGCCGATGCCGATTGA